TGCactaagtagatgtcctaaatgtggattggttaaaaaatgagttttaatgacttcaacctaagtgtatgtaaacttctgacttcaactgtattaataaaacatgacatagCACTATAGAGTAACACGTAAAATGTGCCTGAAACTAACTTTGCATTGCGCTCCATCCAGAACTCAAGCTGGCTGGTGATATTCTGCTGTTTCCACTCGGTTAAATTGGCCACAATGACTCCAGGATTGAATGAGCAAGTGCTTGCTCTCATTCCAAGCTTCTTGATTGCCTCTTTCTTGAAGTTCAGAAAGCCAATATAGCTGTTCTGTAGCAGGCAAAATATACATACAAGTATGCAAATGTATAACAGGTATGTAAAACATATTTAAGAAATCTTTCTGAAAGTTGACTGAAATACTCAAATCCAGTCGGGTGAAATCAGTGCAGAATAATCATACCTGATTTCCGGCTCCTCTGATGATGCCTTTGGAGGAGGCAGAATCACAATCTTCTGAGAAGGCAGCTGCGTGTCCTAACTTAAGATTGGTGTCAAAAAGCTCCCGGatatctcctgaacaacaaagagAAAGTAAACGTAAGTTACCCATTCAGAGTTGCAGAAATAACAAAAATCAAGAAAATGcaagatttattttttcagttactGATAATGATTGCTTATAATTTTTTCTgctcagagttcctttcactaggGCTATGTTACTATGAAACAAAACTATAAACTTCACCTTGTACAATTATGTCATCGTCTAGGTAAACAGCCTTCTCTGCATCAGGCAAGAACAATGGCATGTAGAATCTGGCAAAGTTCAACTAAGAAAATAAGACAAACAAAGCTTTATTTCGCACATTTGCACAACCTCATTTAAAAGTTCAATGCAAAAAGTAGCATTTGTGATTACCGGCTTCAATGCCTCCATCTTCTGAGGATCTTCAGAAATCTTTCCTGCAAGAATCTTCGGATCAAATACGATGATCTTATGTTTCATATCAGTCTTACTCAGCCACGTTCTGGAACATTTGATAATCATGGTTAATGAAACAGTACTCTTTTAAATTGTTGCAATGTAATGTGCACAGTGTACCTGATATGACCCACAGATTCATTTAGAGTTACAATGTTGAACACTATGTTGGCTTTGCTATTGTGGTAGATGCTGTTCATAGCAGCGAGCGCAGCGCCCAGTCTCTCCTCTGGAGCAGTGATGAGCACTGGAATCTCATCGCCTGTCCTGATGACCTTGTTATCGAATAGGAAATCAGTCTCAAATGGCAGTATCATCCCAGGCACTTTCTCTGCAGAGATAGATGTAAATCAGTGAGGTGATGTAACGTGTTTTCaaaaacttaaagggacagttcacccaaaactgaaaattcactcatcgtttactcaccctcatgccatcccagatgtgaatgactttctttcttctgcacaacacaagaagaatatctcagctctgtaggtccgtacaatgcaagtgaatggtggccagatttttgaaaatccaaaaagcacataaaggcagcaaaaaagtaaaccatacaactccagtggttaaatccatgtcttcagaagcaatatgataggtgtgggtagggtccaaaattaactttttagcccaccagccaagGTAGATGAAAAGAATgtaccagccagtcagatttctttctggccatttttttattgcaatttacaagtggattttacagacatatgagacaaataaacaatactgtatgtttaaatatgaactgaatttttaaagaattgtatagttttattttttatgaaatatttaattgcctgATAGTCAATTTAGAATAActtttcagattattcacttattaaaacaaaactaaatttgtattttaaagtacatGTTGTCGAATGAACGACCAGTAAGTAACTCTCATGAGCCTAAAGTATACAACatagtaacaattcttggtttacttggagtgagtcaattaattcagtcagctccaacggattcataagtctttttgattcactaaaaatagcCGGTTCATGGAGTCATGCATTTGGGAATCTGAGAACAGTTgttgattcaataaaaagaaccggttcaaaagagtcatttgtttgagagTCAGATTACACTGACGCTTGTTATgtctcgtgctgtagattcaaaagaactggctcaaaagCCTCATTTTTTTGGGAATCGGTCTACTGGTAGTGATTATATCTCGtctcgcactgtagattcagtagcagtGTTGCTGTGGCGCTTAAAAGTAATACAGGAAACACTGTCTGAGTATTTTAGTCCAGTTTTATGTCTGCATTGCCAGAATAATGCACGTTCAAAAACCGTTAACGAAACCGaacgtcatgaaaatcattcagtttTTATTATAATCCCATCATTACCAGATAATTTGTAGGTGTGGTTGTGGGTAATTAAAACTTAAATCGCACATCTACTGTAAATCCAAGAGTGTTCTTCCCTTCATACTGATGGCATGAACACTCCTGAACATTGTCTTGCATCGAGATGTACTGCTAATGGTACGCccactggcgtggaagaaatcAGCTCACCACCAGAGAGCTGCTGCTTCAGGCCGAGATTAGATTTGAGTATACGAGCAATGATGTCATCTTAAATATGCACGATTACAGTTGAAAAAATGCCAGCTTCATTTTCAAATGCCCAAAGTATACAAACATTGTTGATTTATTATTCGTTTGCTTACCCAGCTATAAGtaatcatcatttgaagtctggATTAAAAGCACTGAATCCACCTTCGCACACCACGCGCCAGTGGACACACAGCGTTTAAGAGTATTGATGAGCAGCAGGACTACGAGCTAATAAGAGCCGTTCTATGGAAACACCTGTGTTACTGACTGTACTGTAGGCCTACAGAGCCCCCTTGAGGACATAACTAGAacgtgtttacatttattttagaaactgatagaaagaaaaaacaacCGCTAGAGTGGCCTGTGACGCAGCGAAACTCACTGGCCAAATGGAAAATGTGCGCATGGTgggtgttaatttcggaccctgggtgtgggtaagaaacggatcaatatttgattctagttctttttttactataaatctccacctttgaccagcctgtccagtaggtggcaatatgcccTAAGAAgagtgtggaagtgaaagtgaaggtggAGATGTATTGTTAAAagggacttacatattgatctgtttctgacccacacctatcatatcacttgattacttttatgctgcctttatatgctttttggagcttcaaagttctgacaacCATTCAATTGCAtagtatggaccaacagagctgagatattattctaaaaatatttgtttttgttcagcagaagaaagtcatacacatctgggatggcatgacggtgagtaaatgatgagacaattttctttttttgggtgaactacccctttaaataaCATCAGTAAATTCATACCTGGATTCTCTTGCTTCAGGAAATCATTGAGGTTCAGCAGATTTCGATGTACAATGATTAAAAAGGCAATGGCAAGCAGCACAAGAATGAGCACGTTCACTGGAAGAGAGAAGATATACAAgacattgtgtttttatttggcCACATAAATTTTACATGGCTGATCTTTTTTTTCTGGACAGATTTAACTCTATAAAACACAGCATTTTGAATTCTTGTTTTGAAGTAAAAAGAAATAAGactagtttttttctttctttgtaggTTAATAGTTCATGCATCAGAGGGTTAaagtttatattaaaatgtatatgaaaataaatagagAATAACAACAAAAGTTCATGCAAACTTGCTTTATTGGTATTTAAAGTATATTCACCTCGCCGGACGGTCATTGCACTTGATCAAAAGCACTTCAGTTGTTCAATTCTGAATTAAAGCAAGACAATAACAAGAGAAAAATTTGTAAACTGCAAGGAAACCTGCAGAAAGGTGGGTTTAACTACATTCTGATGTGGAATAGAACGTAAGTAGATTTATAATGTTGACATATAATCACGCAATCAAGTACAAAATCTCTGCATACAAGGAACTGATACACCTTCAAACAACGTGCAATTTAACAAGTAAGCAAAAGCCTAAAAATGTCAGGCATGCAGACCTTATTTGTTGTAGTGATTACACTCTGTTTGGCTCTTCATCCAAAACGCCAACTCAACATCAACAAGTCCAGGTACCCTTCAGCCTTGCTCTGCTGGGAGGACGGGGAACACGCCACAGCTCATACGACCATTCACTGCTCTAATACTACAATCATAGAAAACAGCAGCATTGATGCACATGAGCCATGTCCGTTAAGATGAGCTACAGATCGGACTATTTCCGCGCCTGGTGACGTCATTGCACATGCCCATGACCATATATGCCTAAAGAGTACtgcctgattaaaaaaaaaaaaaaggttaatgtcttttaatgtattattatattaaaatatgattagtACTTTCATCTTAATATTTAAACTCATAGTTGCACAATAAGTTTGAAATGCAATCACTGGAGGCATTTTCCTCACAGTGCCCCGGTCTGCGCAGATTGTGCGCATTTTAGCCCGTTTAATGTTTCTTGGAAAAGGGTCCTGCGGAACTCTACGTACACATTTCAAACAGGAAACCTCATCTgactagaaaaaagaaaatctagcGGCTTTATTTACCGTTTCAGAATGCTGTCAATGTTTAAATCCATCCCAACTCATATGGTGagtattgtgtgtttttttaagtaGCCAGAAAAAACTGATAGTACGAGTCAGCATATTGACACACGTTGGCAGATGTTAACGCATTAGCGATGGACCTGCAAATAAAGTGTAACTGCAATGCATTTTATTAATTCTGGCAGTGGAACAAAAGCTACTCAAAATGTTTGCATGTAGCGTTTACAAAGCGGCTTTGCTAATTGGGCTAAGTGCTAATCATTGTTAATGGCTTGATGTTTACGTCAAAATATTTCTTAAAGACGCATACAGTAAATGTTGTCCAATTAAAACCTGCAGTATTACATACTTACAATATCATATGTATTCATAATGCGGACTGTTCTATTTACTTCTTATTTTATGGTGTATCTTTTCATTTATCCTTTGTATTTTATTAGTATGTCATCATCCACTCCCAATAAGTTATTTGTTTATCTTAGTACTTGATAACTAAATTTTGTAAAGTTTGAACTGAAGGTAAGTTgagtaaggttttttttttctttccccaaATAGGCCTTCCAATTAGAAAACAGGATAATACAAGAGACCATTCTGCTTGGTCAAATGCAAAACACTCAATAAGTGAATCATTTATCAGGATTAGAGaaacatatattcaatatataatcatacatttattctgattattttgcAGGACTATAAAGGACAGAAACTTGCAGAACAAATTTTCCAAGGAATCATTCTAGTGTCAGCAGTAAGTAATAGCGTTGCACGACATTCAACTTCACAACCATCAAAGCATTATCTCACCTCTGACCTGTCCCCTCTCTTTACCCTGCAGGTGATCGGATTCATCTATGGTTTAACTATTCAGCAGTTTGGGTGGACAGTTTACATAATGCTGGCCGGATTCACAGTATCCTGTCTGGTATGTCATAAGATCTGCTTAAagttgcaaaacaaaattaatccCTTATGTATGCGAGTATTCATGGCTGCATTCTCTTTCTTAGCTCACTCTGCCTCCCTGGCCGATGTACAGGAGAAATCCTCTGCATTGGCAGCCAGTCGTACCTGAGACATCTGGAGAGAACCGTGACAAACCTCAAGAGAACCTAaagaagaaaaagcacaagtgaTTCGTAGCAGTATTTTAGTTTGGATTTGGTATAGTAAACCATTACAGATATAGAGGAGAAACATACAAAACctacatgaaaattctgtcattttgtcATTGTTTGAAAATTTACAATACGTAATAAAGGTGTCTAATTTGTGTCTGGTACGTTGTGTGCCACTTATTTGTTTGACTGGAGATGTGTTGGTTCATTGGTGCAAAAGAAAAGCACACAATTtcctaaaaatgtaatttattataaaTCATTTCTTATTGATCCAATTTTGTATAAATTACAGTTTGTccataaaatagaaaaaaacaaaaacaaatacaaactatTTTCAACATCTGTTTTGTGATTATGTTCAAGTTTGCTGTCTACATAGCACAGGTTCCCGTTTTCAATTATCTACAGTAAAAGGTTTATGCTTGTGTGAATTTCAAAGGTGCATAATAACATCAGCTTTATTGCATATCTAGTGTTTGACTCCTATCACTATGTGTACAAAAGGGTAAAAAAGGTAACGGTAATTGCTGAAAAGAGGCTTTAattgaggtgttttttctgtaaTGTCTACTGTCCATCAGCAGAAATGACATTAGTGTGTGATAGAGGATCACTCGTCTGTATCTGGCTCAATCTTTGAACGCAATGTCCTCAAAGAACTGTAGCTGTTGTACTTTCTCTGCATACAGCTTGTATTTCTCCTCTCCCATTTGCTGCTGCAGTAAATGCTGAATTGaaaggcataaaaaaaaaaaactcattttacAATGTCATTCAATTAGTTTGCACTCAGTAGCAAATACTAAGTTTAAATTCAAAATGCAGACtagaaaaataaatgacatgatCCCCTTTAAATAATAAAGTTTGATGATCCCTTTTATACATTTTGATGTACCATGTGTTGTAGACATATTTTAGTGTTTACACTGCAAATCTCCCCCCCAATTCAATTATGCCATTTAAGAAAgcaaagctgcaaaaatggctaatTTAGAATTTGTCATGGTATTCACATCAAAATCATGAGAGCATTAACACAGAGGTTGTCAAACTGGGGTTTTGGTGACCTCCAGGGAACCGCTAGGGggtccgcaaaaaaaaaaaaagtgtaaaaatgttgacattATTACAGttgttcaagccccagtactgccaagatgccactgttgggcccttgagcaaggcccttgaccctatctgctccaggggcgccgtatcatggctgaccctgcactctgaccccagcttagctgggatatgtgaaaaaaagaatttcactgtatatgtgcaaatgtataatgtgtgataaataaataaattattaaattataattattaattattaaaaattatagtTTCATTccaaaatcatgagattaatattgattattttattttattgacaacCATAGTTTTAAacaataagaaataaaaacattatgcatttaatttcgtggaaaaaaaaaaactttttattttttaagaaataaggGTTGTAATAAATTTGAATTAAACATTTTTCTCTTTGGGTTTAAACAACTAACATTAATAGAAAAAGACACATTGTCAGTTTAATAAAAAGGTAAATATtttcaatatacatttttaataatgaattttGCTTTAGTACAATGATAATATacaagccaattatttaatttagcaaacaacatGTCTAATTTTTAACACACAGGAggtcatcatatttgggggtctttggcatcaaaaagtttgaaaacccctgcactAATATATGTCCACCCACATTTATGTGAATGTGCTCTAAATGTTACGTTTAACATTTAGAAGTTAGCTTGCCTCTATCTTGTCTTCATCTTCTTCCTGCATGATGTTCAGGACTCTGTCCAATAGCTTCACGCCGAGTCCTTTCACTACATCTGTTCGCAAATGCTCAATCACTCTCCTGATCTTTGCTGGACCTGTGCTGTCATCTAAAAAGAGAAAATTGAACATGTCTAgccaataaattaatgtaatcaaAATCCATACCACTTCATATCACTTGATAAAATATTGCCTAAAGTCACATTTCATGTTTTAACTGTTAAAATTTCTTTgaacactttaaagggatagttcacccaaaaatgaaaattctctcatcatttactcacccccatgccatcccagatgtgtatgactttctttcatcagcagaacacaaacaagatttttagaagaatatctcaggactgtaggtccttacaatgcaactgaatggtgatcagacctttgtagctccaaaaatcacataaaggaaaaataaaggtaatctataagactccagtggttaaatccatatcttcagaagcgatacaataggtgtgggtgagaaacagaacaatatttaagtcatttattagtctaaatctccactttaactttcactttcagaagtaaaagtgaaagtggagagttagagtaaaaaaaggactaaaattgtgatctgtttctcacctacccctattatatcgcttctgcagatatagatttaaccactggagtcttatggattacatctaTGTTtcctctgtgatttttggagctacaaaagttcTGATCACTAGTCACCATTcagttacattgtatggacctacagagctgagatattcttctaaaaatatttgcttgtgttccgctgaagaaagtaagtcatactcatctgggatggcatgagggtgagtaaatgatgagagaattttcatttttgggtgatctatcttTTTAAGTGTACTGGTagatttgttttgtggaacaatGTTAGAGAAACAAACATAAATTTAATTTCTCTGGTGAATTACCAACCTAATGGAAAGTCACTGATCTGTAAGTCTCCCCGCCCCTCTCTGGCCTTCCCATGAAGCATCAGAGTATCCCTGTACTTTCTGTTTAACCTGAACTCGGGCAGTGGAGGAGAGCGGCCTCTTGGCCCAGCAGGTTCAAATGATACATCTCTGGTGTCCATGTGTAACGTCTGTGTCATCATTTGCACCAAGTCTTGCATCTCATTGGTCTCGCactttctgtaaaaaataaaacaaggtcACTAGCACATACACTCATGCCACAATCAACATCTTAAAATGTGGATTTAGTGCTTGTATAGGGTGGATAATAGCTTGTTCATGCACATATTAACCAGCAtatcacagatgctgtcgatgcagcttaacttgtattgaacctgagaacattcctttaacagcgGGCAGCAGGGAGGACCATTTTTATGTGTGATTGGGGTCTATGAGGGGGAGGTCTTACCGTTCTCTGTAGTCCCCTTCTGACCGCTCAGTGGAGCTGGTTGAGGAGCTACATTCATCTTCatcagtctgtctccatgaggaCTTCCTCTCCTAATAGACACAGACATCTACAACAGTTCAGATAAGGTCCCTTTTGACCAAGTAGTCAAGATCTTTCCAACTCattctgcatatactgtatatatttagcttttttgatgaatgagtggAATTTTCTTTTGATGTGTGATGATAGATGCATTTTCTTTAAGTGAAGATTTCATCTGAAACAGTCTCTTACTATAATTATTTTGACGGTCGGTCACGAGTCAGTGAGTAAAAATCAGACAAACCTTTTTTGTTTCCACAGTTGTGCTCGCAGGACTTTGGCAGTCTAGTTGATCTGTCTGCTTACTGCCTAATGAGGGGACATCATAGGGCACCCTTCTGACCACAGAGGCTGATTCAAAGAAGAGCAAAGAAACTTAGTAGTAACTTTCAATCAAATGGTACTTTCAACTGAATTCATGTATGCAGCACCTGTGTGCTTTGATCACAATGGACGGCTCTAGAGCCCTTATGCATTCTAAAGGACACATACAGAGATGTCTTGCTTTGATCCACCAAAATGGTTCTTAAgagtgttttcacacttgagtgtAGACTGTGGACCAAAATGTTACGAATCCTGTTCTCTTTGTATTCGCATTGTCCCTGGCCCTAAAGGTGGACTCAGATCTAGTAATATATAGTTAATATGAATTtgtcttattattattacattgaatattattatacaatagtattatatttttgttacaacttctTCAATTTGATGGCCAATTGAAAGGTGGTCTGGTTAAACATTCGAGCATTCATTTTTGCATAAAACTTTAATAGGAAGGCCTTTGAGAGTCTGTGAGTCATTGAGAATATTATGTTTCTGATTGTGACATCTCCATAAAAGTAGAATAAGCAGCTCAtctcttccatttgtgttattattaCCTTGGTATGGTAACATGTACTGGCCAATATTtggaatttaaaggtgcactcagtaatttgtcctgcaataaaaaaagttttattcctaaagaatttaacagtaattttgaaacacatgtataaaatcatgagcacacaCATGAGATGAATACTCCTatcatttcagtaaccttataaaagctgttgtattctacattgagagggtcccttcatgggggttgccatgttaggatcacatgaccagccaaatacttctCGCTTAATTTCAGTAACCGTGCTGTTATTGGAtattttcactcatggattaaattaatcatagctgactgtgaatagtgaatttctacaatggcatcggtaaataaactattcaaaactattgatTCTGAATGATGCTGCagccaagccactaggtgtcactgtaagtccaagacaatataaatgaaaaaatactgagtgcatctGACATGGTTTGTGTCCTGTTATACGTGAAGTGCATCACAGATTTAAAGGTGATGAGTGTAATTtgttcaatgttaaaataatttccccTATTTAAGTTTAATTTACTGAGACCATGCAAGTAATACATTACTAAGTGATTTTCCCCCAAAGTGTGAACACTggggtgctatcaaaacattgctctgtttgtttcagcTTGACccacaacattggctcaaccaatggcgtaatTTTGGAGCtcaactatctgtttgttcggcCAACGGTAGATGGGGTAAGTGTTCGTAAAACCTATTTGAAAAGTCATAATTTtcttaattctgtttggtgatgctagtggtgcagaaattacacactttaattaAAAGCGCACCATAGACCACCTCCCAAGATATTCTTAATTTGGTTTGCTTTAAAGGGGTACGAGTCCATGTGGAGCGCTCACATTTAAGCCAAAATTCTCGCAAACCACTTTGTTTTAGCCTCTGAAACAAACCAAGGGTTAAAACACCATATAAAACATTCCAAGCACAATTTAACAGCACTCAAAGAAATCCCCAAACCTTGTTGTTTTGAGTTCTCCTGCAATTGCTTTAGTCTTCTCCTTTCCCTGGCTGATAGTGGACGAAACTGGAAGTAAAGCGATATCTGTCAGCAACAGTACGCATCATGTCAAAACTCACAGAAGAAGATTTTACTGACACAAAGCTGCAAAGACACCGATTAGATGTAATCTAAAAAATATCAGATTAAGCACTTGTATACATACTTCTTTGTAGGCTACATTGTCTACAGTGGTCTAATATTTTCTACACAGCCTCACCTGTTCCTCTGCAGGGTTCTTGGTAGAGGGTGAGAGACTGGAGGGCTTGTTTTCCTCTGAGATACTCTTGTCTTTTTGACCGCTGATCGCTGACAGGACATCTTCAGGAAGAGGCGGCAAAGGTCTGGGCACAGCTTTGACCTGAAGAATGAAATCAGGAAGAAGTGAATTAATTCTCGTTCATGTTTATTCTTTGCCAAGCATTTATGTGATCACAGCGGCCCCAAAAAATATCTGGAAACTTAATAACACAACCTCTAGTCACAAACACAATCTTTCCAAGCAAACATTCCACAAAAATAGGTTTTTagggtttcaaatgataaaacaataaatatactgttcaaaatgaagacaaaaaaatgtatgtggaaCGTCATATACGCATGTTTAATGTGaagaactacacctgtggttacctACTAGGAGACCTCTGTGAACTTAAAGTGAATTGATATCATGCATCCACTAAAAATCcccttgagaccagttggttaaaagtaatttcagaaGAGAAAGCTAAAAAAAGAAGTTGGATCTGAGGAATGTTTTGGCATAATTTGTTTGTAGATAGTCTACCAccagatttgatattttgttttctaatgcaaagATGTTCATAGATTTTCAgtgagacttaaagggatagttcacccaaaattgaaaattctctcatcatttactcaccctcatgccatcccagatgcgtgactttctttcttcagcagaacacaaatattttttgaaaaatatctcagctctgtaggtccttacaatggaagtgagtggtgatcagacctttaaagctccaaaaatcacataaaggaaacataaaagtaatccataagactccagtgtttaaatccatgtcttcagaagcaatatcatagatgtggatgagaaacagataaatatttaagtaattgttttactataaatctccattttaactttcactttcagatgtgaaagtgaaactaaacaggcaccacaagcgactttcagatgttaaagtgaaagtggagatttagagtaaaaaaggacttaaattttgatctgtttcacacccacacctattatatcgcttctgaagatatagatttaaacactggagtcatatggatgacttctatgtttcctttatgtgacttttgga
This DNA window, taken from Myxocyprinus asiaticus isolate MX2 ecotype Aquarium Trade chromosome 37, UBuf_Myxa_2, whole genome shotgun sequence, encodes the following:
- the LOC127427802 gene encoding glycosyltransferase 8 domain-containing protein 1; this encodes MTVRRVNVLILVLLAIAFLIIVHRNLLNLNDFLKQENPEKVPGMILPFETDFLFDNKVIRTGDEIPVLITAPEERLGAALAAMNSIYHNSKANIVFNIVTLNESVGHIRTWLSKTDMKHKIIVFDPKILAGKISEDPQKMEALKPLNFARFYMPLFLPDAEKAVYLDDDIIVQGDIRELFDTNLKLGHAAAFSEDCDSASSKGIIRGAGNQNSYIGFLNFKKEAIKKLGMRASTCSFNPGVIVANLTEWKQQNITSQLEFWMERNAKEDLYSKTLADSITTPPLLIVFYKHHSSIDPMWHVRHLGATGAGNRYSPQFVKAAKLLHWNGHYKPWGRTSSFSDIWDRWYIPDPTGKFHPIRRHTEDK
- the LOC127427804 gene encoding signal peptidase complex subunit 1-like; translated protein: MLSMFKSIPTHMDYKGQKLAEQIFQGIILVSAVIGFIYGLTIQQFGWTVYIMLAGFTVSCLLTLPPWPMYRRNPLHWQPVVPETSGENRDKPQENLKKKKHK